A portion of the Thalassotalea sp. LPB0316 genome contains these proteins:
- a CDS encoding endonuclease/exonuclease/phosphatase family protein — MRLNIVHWLIVISLNWSANSVFGAMFEQEEALIPQLHHSVADVYSTTQPTKLKLLTLNLAHGRGDSVSQLLLSKEKIKENLNQIGQFLSYENADVVALQEADAASWWSGEFDHVAYLAGLAGYRYYIHGKHVDRFFGRYGTAILSKYPITNSFSYRFAPTPPTPSKGFVVGQINLPCATEPTNCHPIDIYSIHLDFSRQSKRLEQIAQLNAVRQQRQVPSILLGDFNATWQGGNKVIGTILSDRSLTTYFKYSNSHNTYGNKRLDWIFIPKTMAFLDYQVADQVLSDHQAVVATVLME; from the coding sequence GTGCGTCTGAACATCGTTCATTGGTTGATTGTTATTAGCCTAAATTGGTCGGCTAATTCGGTTTTTGGCGCTATGTTTGAGCAAGAAGAGGCTTTGATTCCTCAGCTTCATCACTCGGTGGCAGATGTGTATTCAACAACACAACCCACCAAACTCAAATTGTTAACGCTCAATCTAGCTCACGGTCGTGGCGATAGCGTGAGCCAATTGTTGTTATCTAAAGAAAAAATAAAAGAAAATTTAAATCAAATAGGTCAGTTTTTATCGTATGAAAATGCTGATGTTGTCGCGCTGCAGGAGGCTGATGCAGCATCTTGGTGGAGCGGAGAATTTGATCACGTCGCTTATCTTGCGGGGTTGGCAGGCTATCGATATTACATTCACGGTAAACATGTTGATCGATTTTTTGGTCGCTATGGCACGGCAATTTTATCTAAGTACCCAATAACAAATAGCTTTAGTTATCGTTTTGCACCGACACCACCAACACCTAGCAAAGGGTTTGTTGTCGGGCAAATTAATTTGCCTTGTGCTACTGAGCCAACAAACTGTCACCCCATTGATATTTACTCAATCCATCTCGACTTTTCGCGGCAAAGTAAACGCTTGGAGCAAATTGCCCAGTTAAATGCGGTGCGCCAGCAACGACAAGTGCCGAGTATATTACTGGGAGATTTTAATGCTACTTGGCAGGGGGGGAATAAAGTCATTGGTACTATCTTGTCTGATAGGTCCCTAACAACCTATTTTAAATACTCTAATAGTCATAACACCTATGGTAACAAACGGTTAGACTGGATCTTTATTCCTAAAACGATGGCTTTTCTCGATTATCAAGTTGCTGACCAAGTGTTATCAGATCATCAAGCGGTTGTTGCAACGGTGTTAATGGAGTGA
- a CDS encoding universal stress protein: protein MKKPLYIVGVDGSEWSERAVMRAINLAKQTNAQVELISVIEFGKIQPILMEGNEPYVIDKGNVQDETLEKVIKPLLDTYQDSGVEMSYQLLWGDPVDVLHECAKHERANMLFMGRRGRSRFVDILLGSVANKIAHKAGIPVVLVP, encoded by the coding sequence ATGAAAAAGCCTTTATATATTGTCGGTGTTGATGGTAGCGAGTGGAGTGAAAGAGCGGTGATGCGCGCTATCAACCTTGCTAAACAAACAAATGCACAAGTCGAGCTAATTTCGGTTATTGAATTTGGCAAAATCCAACCCATTTTAATGGAAGGCAACGAGCCTTATGTTATCGATAAGGGTAATGTCCAAGACGAAACCCTAGAAAAAGTCATTAAACCTTTACTCGATACATACCAAGACAGCGGTGTTGAGATGAGCTATCAACTGCTTTGGGGTGATCCCGTTGATGTTTTGCATGAATGTGCCAAACACGAACGCGCCAACATGCTATTTATGGGCCGCAGAGGTCGCTCAAGGTTTGTCGATATTCTGCTCGGCAGTGTTGCTAATAAAATTGCGCACAAAGCAGGGATCCCTGTGGTTTTAGTTCCTTAG
- a CDS encoding DUF5329 family protein translates to MIHLVFVLLLSFFSTFTFAGNSEIVEHEIAYLIHAVEQSGCTFHRNGEIHDAPSAADHLRLKLRRGKKFADSAEHFIERLASKSSWTGKAYHLECQPGELMMVESWMIDKLIEYRQQQSNK, encoded by the coding sequence ATGATTCATCTTGTTTTTGTTTTGTTGTTAAGTTTCTTTAGCACTTTTACCTTTGCAGGAAATAGCGAGATAGTTGAGCATGAAATCGCTTATTTAATTCATGCCGTGGAACAAAGTGGTTGTACATTTCATCGCAATGGCGAGATCCACGATGCACCGAGTGCAGCAGATCATTTGCGATTAAAGCTGAGGCGGGGTAAAAAATTTGCCGACAGCGCTGAGCACTTTATTGAACGCTTGGCAAGTAAAAGCTCGTGGACGGGCAAGGCCTATCATTTGGAGTGTCAACCGGGTGAGCTGATGATGGTTGAATCTTGGATGATCGATAAGCTCATTGAATATCGTCAGCAACAGAGTAATAAGTAG
- a CDS encoding LPP20 family lipoprotein: MKNILIALFLTAMVAGCSSVDKHVQYERVKPEKFPVLTAIGYAPISLQKSDNETQRMLMAINASKIAAYAELAEQVYGQQITGSTTMADLIVADQVLTAKIQGVIRGAKVIKSYPVGDTYTTELALDFEDVYHVYEVMHVEKRVKDVTYSW, encoded by the coding sequence ATGAAAAATATCTTGATAGCACTATTTCTAACGGCAATGGTTGCTGGCTGCTCTAGTGTTGATAAGCACGTGCAATATGAGCGCGTTAAACCTGAAAAATTCCCCGTGTTAACGGCAATAGGGTATGCGCCGATAAGTCTGCAAAAGTCTGATAATGAAACGCAGCGCATGTTAATGGCGATTAACGCGTCAAAAATTGCGGCATATGCCGAGCTCGCAGAGCAAGTTTATGGTCAACAAATTACCGGTAGTACGACCATGGCAGATTTAATTGTTGCGGATCAGGTGTTAACGGCAAAAATCCAAGGGGTTATCAGAGGTGCAAAGGTGATCAAAAGTTATCCCGTTGGTGATACCTACACAACTGAGCTAGCATTAGATTTTGAGGATGTTTATCACGTGTATGAAGTGATGCATGTTGAAAAACGAGTTAAAGATGTAACCTATTCTTGGTAA